In Juglans regia cultivar Chandler chromosome 13, Walnut 2.0, whole genome shotgun sequence, the DNA window CAAACAATTGAAATAGATCAGTATTAATgaaatacatttatatataatgatagaGTGCAGATAATTATATTCTACTCAGATTGAACGAGTGTAAATCATCAAATGCGTTTAAAGAGTTAATCAGGAAAGAAAGTTGAGATAGTGAGTATCATGATGTCATTCATGCGCCAATTGCTGCaaatttttccaaagaaaagataaaatgcaCGAGCACATCAAAGAGATCTAACTTAACATTTGCCATTCAAAAATGTTAACTTTGACCATCATAAAACTAGCTAACTTCTCAGAAATATTGAATACGGAGTTCAATCCAAAACCAGATTACATACAATTTAGGATGAAAAATTAATGCATTTACAAATTAATTCCAAACAACGATTCAAAACCTGTGGCCGTGTTAATTCTCTAGTTATTCCATTGGCGAACCAGATTTTCAATTATGGGGAATTCAGAAAATtttacggaaaaaaaaaaggaaaaagaaaaagaaaaaccacaaCAACATGGAGTGAAGAAGTTCAACGGATATTCAGTATTCTACCCAGTTCACCCAATCAAAATTAATAGGGgctctaattaattttaagcaAAAGTCGAAAGCTATAGGCGCTTGTTGGGAAGTTGATGAAGTAGTTAAGGTCCAGATATGACGTTCAGATTAACTATTCTTGAATGAATAAAGTCAATAATTCTAAATTCAATTAAAGCTCcatgaaacataaaaaaaaaaaatccatcatagcataaaaaaaacatagaaaacgAATATGGCTAGCCAAGAAAGCACAAGAAATGCTAAACAGGAACTGAGCCAAAAAAGGTGTTAAAAATCTGGCGTAATATATGGTACCTGGCAACGAGGAATTGACTCCAACATAGTGCTCGCTGCTCCGGCTTATGAAGCAAGAACTCCTAACTTGAAGTAGTTACAGTGCATTTGCTCGGTTTTACTGACAAACCCAGATATAAAATTGCATATATCTCGTGGGGAAGAAAAGGGAAAGATTTAAGCTTTGGCTATATTTATACGGCTCCAAAAAAGGACGACCAccaaaatgattaaaacaaaagGCTCAAATTGAGGACGAAAAACGCACACGTTCAAACTCAACTCTGTGAGTTTCGAACTTCGAAAGAGAGACGCTAAAGGTCCAAAggatttgatgatttttttgtagTCAGAGCGTATGTGCGGAGGAAATGCACGCCCGGACCGGAGCATGAATTTGCTCTTGGCCACTAGCCTCTCCGGCTGAGTTTTACAAGCTAACGTAATGTCCACGTGGCGATAAGTGATTCCACCATGTCATTATctgaaacaaaaacaagaatttGTATTTATCACGTGCCAATGAGTTGAAATTTAAGgatgttttaaaaatgaaatttacatgaaaGTTCATGGGAAAGAgagattattaatttttttttataaggaaaacAAGGATTATTTTCCGACTGCCTTTGTAAGAAGAGGAAGGTAAATATTATCAGAAAGAAGATCATTGgtcatgaaattaaaaattaaaaattaaaaattaatcaaaataccAATAAATTAAATGCTCCGAAAAGATACCcacaatttaaatatgaaaaacatgaAGGTTTATAAAAGATCAATTTAATATGTTGCAAGAATGAACCGTTATGCTATGAATGGGAATAAAATCcacttcattttaattttttttaatattattattatttaaaaattttaaaaaattaaattatttattatattttatataaaaatttaaaaaaattataataatgagataaaataaattaaaataatttcagtaTCCGAGCTCTTAGAAGAGAAAAGAGTTCCCTTTTTTATTCCCGCACTTTtaagtttctttattttcataacagCCTGTCTATTCGGGACTCAATCCATGGAGAGGAAAATAGAGAACGGAAGAGCCTTTATACAGTCATTATTCAGGAATTAAGACAAACACAGAGACAGAGATATATATTGCTTAGcacaaagaaaaatgctattttgtctatttcatttatcttctcattttgacacttcatatattttatttttttttacttaaaaaaataactattaatatattgatattttttttatattttttaaaaatattttgaaatgataaaaaaaatatataaattaaaaaattaaaaacaaataaaaacaaatttttgaacTAGCCATCAAAATAAACAGTGCTACACAGGCGACAAAGTAGCACCGCTCTAGCacagaacaaaaaagaagatGTACAATACAGGACAGCAGATTCCATACTAGTTTTCTCCAAAATTCAAGAGAACAACATCCTTGTTGCATCTGGCTCtatggttgagaaattgaaccTCCTCCTGTGCTATATCATTTATGTGctcatcaaatcacatcaaccCTTCTCTATTAATTCAGCTAAAACACgaaaaatctttgaaaaaaataacatatgaACAAAGATTTCCATAAGAGAGATGTCTTTCATCTTAGATTTTGTCATTCCCATTTAAATGGTCACATATAACAGCACTTAAAACGTGTCATGTCCGTCCTTGTGACTGGGAACAACAAAATTTGGTATGGATGATGACAATACTCTTTccataattctatttaaataaatacacGGCACCTCAAACGTAAGAACAAAGGAAACCCAAACATTTGATTCAAAAGTGACAGCATCTGCCTTTTATTTGGGTAAACGCCACATGAAGACAAACTTAAATGCAGAATCTACGGGGGGGAATGGAAATGGCATTACAACAGACTTCAGTTGGAAGGATCAGAATTTGCTGGAGTGAATTTGAGTGAAACACTATTGACACAATGGCGCTCATCCGTGGGTGTCTGAAAACCCTCTCCTTTAAATACATGGCCAAGATGCCCACCACAAGCTGCACATGTGATTTCAACCCTCATTCCATCCGGGTCCGGCTGATTATGTTAAGATCTCATTAAGAAATAGAGCAAAAATATGAAGTAATTTAGATGAAcatgaaagaaaaaggagaaaaatgtaAAGGCAGGAGGACAGATGCTACATTGCGATTTATGGCTCCAGGGAGACCTTCATAGAAAGCTGGCCAACCACAACCAGAGTTGAATTTGGTTGTAGACCTATAGAGAGGTGTTCTACACCCTGCACAGAGATAAACTCCCTCGGCAAAGAACTTGTCGTATTCTCCTGTGCCTGGATACCTGTATAGCTCCCAACGATGTCAAACTGTATAGAaagctcttttaatttttaaacaaaaatacataTCCATAACAAACTAATATGGGATGCATATTCTGTTTGTGACCAAAATTTGTTACCAAGTTCGAGGCAATTGCCACTTCCCAAAACAAATTGGATTCTAGATTCTTGTTCTATTGTATCAATTGAATTACTTCGAGTAATCAGAAGAGAATTGTGATGTCTTAaccaatttaaaacatatggACTACCTCCTAAATAAGCCTTgctcttctctttcttcttctattctttcttgAAATTACAATTTGCCTAGGCTTTTGATCCTGAACCAGAACTTATCGTCCAAGGGGCCCAATATGCATAAACAGTTATTTAAGCTAATTCTTAGGTTCATTTCTCCTTTTCCACaccctttttcctctttcttatATCTACTACAAAATGTAACAAGTCAACATCTTGTGGATACACTTCTAACAAGTAGTCAGAGGCTTCAATGTCTACATTTTCTAAGACCTGTCATGGGTGTAAGGTTCCGACACAGTGCATTGTGGTGTATACAGCTCAACATCAATCATGCATTTTGTCAGAGGCATTGGCCACAAGCATCAACCAAATGCTAAGTGGTTACACATGGGATGAGAAACCATCATCCACAGCCTAGAAATGTCTGTGGATATGGTTCTCAAGCCAAAACTTCAAGTAACCATGCCTACTAAAGAAGAATAACAACAATTGCATAGTTCATGAAATGGATGCATCGAAGTTGCAGTCTCTTTCATGAGAAGAAATACCGAAGCCAGAAAACTTATCTTCTGATATATTTTCCCAATTTGGTATCTTGAATCCAACAAAAGGAATGAGCACCAAACAAGCAGGCACATCAAACCTAAAAGGGACAAGAACAAAAGATCCATATGCATGTTCAAACCAATACAACAACAGTCACCAACACCAAAAGGTCGGGCTCGATTTTGCACTAACAGTTCCTCGGATTACTGATTCATGGTTGCAGCAGTTGGGGTTATGTAACCAGTTTACTTGTCGATGGTGGATGGGAAGGGTTCTATCTTGGTGAGGTtcacatcataaaattattttattttcaattcttAAAGACTTTCTTGTCATCACAAACAATTTCCAGCTTCAATCTCCAAAGTCTGCGATATTAAAACAATACAGAGCAATCGAACAAAACCCCACAATTGACCAATATTCAATCAAATTGCTAAGTCCCTATTCTAcgcaaaaatattttaaacacatgAGAATCATACTTACTCTGTGCCCTTTTGCCTCAGAATCCGAAACTGCTCAGGCGAGAGGATGGCTCGCCACTCCTCCTCCGACTTCTGGACCGACCCAGTTGCAGCCATGGCTACAACACCACCACGAAAGCTACGCTTACACCGGTGAAACGATCCGCCAAACCCAATTGCAGAAATGGGAACGGTAATTATGGGTTTTGGAGCAAAGGGTCTGAAATGGGTCCCAAAGAGAGAGGTTGGAGCAATCTTTGGTTGAAATAGGAGCTTTGAGTGAGTGGGTTTGGTCGTGGGATTGAGGATTATGGTTTTGGAAGAAGAGAGGGGTAATGTTCTCGGAATTTGAAAGCCCATTTGAGACTCGGAGAAGTGGACAGTAGGCTTCCAGTTCCAGTTCGAGTTCGGTTAGAACTTAGGATGGAGCCTTCCAGAATCCAAGATAATATGCAAcgctattttctatttttctgatcaccttaaaagttaaaagtacGTGTACAAATCTGGAACTTACAAATATAACATTTATGCACGTgcgatattataaaattaatgttatatacaatcaacaaatatataattattatataattatcttgaaaataaatataatttattataaaaaaataatttatttatataaattttatatttatttattttttaaaaaaattatacgatatttacatattttacgaCTATTTTTAcgtcaattttattaaattttactacTAAAGATTACATATTGAAAATTCATTCGTCAAAGTAAATAATTActgtttttgaaataaaataaagtcataatttctttacaaaaatccactattattaaacttacaaatttatttagaaaatctTATCATGCAGATGATTTGACcaccattttttattattatattttttttacttttaaaaacgAGAATGAGCATTGTTCATATccattcaatatatttttatttcataatatatgatgtaaaataataatatttttatgaaatgatattaattttataaagtattttataaaaatatctcttattttaaaatattatttagtaaaatataatgaaaactgtttatcatttttcttgttttgaagcctctacttatttataattttgaaaaaaaggtaATGCTGGGTTTCAGTCGGAAGCCACAACacatcctttaaaaaaaaattttttttttttttaattcaacacgGTGTGTTAAAAATGTAGGTTgatgtttttcatttctctttaaaaaatacatcgattttttgttttcgtttttaattttttagaagaaaagttGACACTCATCTGGCTTGAAAATTTTTGATACGGAAGTTATGGTCTAACAAAAACAACGaagaattattcaaaaaaatgaaaaaggaaaaagaaaagatggggGGGCCGGTGGGGAATGGATGGGAGGCGTATGGAAAGAACGCGTCTCGTCTCACAATTTTCACGTTCTGGCTTTGGTCAAATCATTCGCACCAAACCGATAACCAGATTCCTCCTTGTGAACTTTTCGGTCAacctctctctctaaaaacacACGTATATTcttcatattatatatgcagCGTCTCtcaaaatcactgcatttcgGAGCTCTCTCACCCTTCGCATCTTCCAATGGCGGTCGCTCCTTTTGGCTTCGCGACCTCTCCTCTTCCATCTCTGAATGCAAACCGCATCACGGCCTCGGCCACTGCCACGACATTTTCTTCCACGTCTTCTTATTCTCATCAGGTTTCAAAATTGTCCAAGACCTTTAAGAGCAGCAGTCCCTTGTTTTCCACGTGGAAACCATGTCTGAACCCTAGGTGCCAGGTTTTGTTCCCGGAAGAGAGTATCGATTCGAGGGCGCTGAGTGCTTCACCTCTCGAGCTGCTCAAGTCGTCTCCTGCTAACAGTGAGCCTCGTTTTAGATAATCTAATCTCCTTCTTTTATGCTTAAGTTGGGTTTTTGTTCTGATTCCACACGCACAAAAACTCATGTATGCAAATTATTGTTAATTGGTTTGGCCAAATTCTTCTAATAAAGGttttacttgtatatatatgaacaaacaATTGATATTTTGGGATTTTCGATTCAGCATTCAACGTTGAGAATTTTGACGGTTTCTAATCTGAAAGTCACATTTGTATCCAACTCTTATTTGACCCGTGCGATTGgctattttcataaattataacCACACCCAATCTTGGATCTATAGTTGGTTACATTTTATTTCGCCAGTCCATGCGGTGATTTTGTGGAAGAAAGAACCTTAAATTTCCCCAGTACTGGTTTGGTGTGCTACCGCCTGCTCTGATTGCATGAGACTCGAATTTGTAGTGAGAGGTGATTTTTATCACGCTGTAGTGAAAGTCACATGGGTCATGGGTGGTGCTGGCGTTACATTTTGTACTCTGCTGCTTCCAAAATCTGTAGATAGTTGTTCCCTTGAAAGGAATTGAAGAGAAATGTGCCTTTTAGTTCTAATGCTCACTAACAAATCCTCATTGTAATTTAATTAGGTAGCTAATTTGAACTATTCCTGCCTTTTTTGCTAGGATATACCAAGGAAAGAAGCAGCATTGTTGTCATAGGGCTTAATGTTCACACTGCGCCAGTGGAGATACGTGAAAAACTAGCCATCCCAGAAGCACAGTGGCCTCAAGGCATTAGCGAGCTCTGTGCTATGAACCATATAGAAGAAGCTGCTGTTCTTAGTACTTGTAACCGAATGGAAATATATGTTGTGGCTCTGTCTCAGCATCGTGGGGTTAAAGAAGTGACTGAATGGATGTCAAAGGTATTTATTAgcttcattttgataaataattttcatttccaTGTAGGAAAGAAGCATCCAGGCCCTCCCCCTCCccacaaaccaaaaaaaaaaaaaaatcaaacaaaatcaaGTGAGATAGAGTTGCACTTCACATAATGTAACTCATCATTAGCGCTACTGCTTTGTCTCTTGCAAATAGCTTTTCCATGAGCCAAATTAAGGAGTATCCTTGGATAGAAACTTAACCGTTTCCAACAGTCTTAGTTATATTCATTTGGTTGCTGCCACTGTATTGACTCTGTTTTGCCTTTTTCCTATGATTTTTTCGGTGAACATGTGAAAAATACAAGACTACCCATTAGCATCTGTGCTTCATGACATTTATAAAAACAGTGCTCCGAATTCTTTCCATACTTCGCCggtaatatgtaaataataaatattttggttGCTGCAGATAAGTGGGATTCCTGTTTCAGAGCTTTGTAAGCACCTATTTGTGTTGTATAACAAAGATGCCACCCAGCATCTGTTTGAAGTAGCCGCTGGGCTTGactctcttgttctaggggaaGGTCAAATCCTTGCTCAGGTAAAACAAGTTGTTAAAGTTGGACAAGGAGTTGCTGGCTTTGATAGGAAGATCAGTGGAATGTTCAAGCATGCAATCACTGTTGGGAAGCGGGTTAGAAGTGAGACAAACATTGCCTCAGGGTCTGTTTCTGTCAGTTCTGCTGCTGTGGAACTTGCCTTAATGAAGCTTCCGGATTCATCTTATGCTGCTGTTCGAGTGCTGGTGATTGGAGCTGGGAAGATGGGGAAACTCGTGATCAGACACTTGGTTGCAAAAGGGTGCAGAAACATGGTTGTTCTGAACAGAACTGAAGAAAGAGTTGCTGCCATAAGGGAAGAGCTCAAGGATGTTGAAATAATCTACAAACCCATGACAGAAATGTTAGCATGTGCTGCTGAAGCTGATGTGGTTTTTACCAGCACTGCATCAGAAACCCCATTATTCTTGAAAGAGCATGTAGAGATGCTCCCCAATGTGCGATCAGAAGTTGGAAGGCGGCTTTTCATTGATATCTCTGTTCCCAGGAATGTGGAACCATGTGTCTCAGATCTTGACACTGCAGTCGTTTACAATGTGGATGACCTCAATGAAGTTGTGGTAGCTAACAAGGAGGATAGACTCCGAAAAGCCATGGAGGCTCAGACAATTATACAGGAGGAATCGAACAAATTCGAT includes these proteins:
- the LOC109017468 gene encoding peptide methionine sulfoxide reductase B5-like; amino-acid sequence: MGFQIPRTLPLSSSKTIILNPTTKPTHSKLLFQPKIAPTSLFGTHFRPFAPKPIITVPISAIGFGGSFHRCKRSFRGGVVAMAATGSVQKSEEEWRAILSPEQFRILRQKGTEYPGTGEYDKFFAEGVYLCAGCRTPLYRSTTKFNSGCGWPAFYEGLPGAINRNPDPDGMRVEITCAACGGHLGHVFKGEGFQTPTDERHCVNSVSLKFTPANSDPSN
- the LOC109008711 gene encoding glutamyl-tRNA reductase 2, chloroplastic-like, with product MAVAPFGFATSPLPSLNANRITASATATTFSSTSSYSHQVSKLSKTFKSSSPLFSTWKPCLNPRCQVLFPEESIDSRALSASPLELLKSSPANRYTKERSSIVVIGLNVHTAPVEIREKLAIPEAQWPQGISELCAMNHIEEAAVLSTCNRMEIYVVALSQHRGVKEVTEWMSKISGIPVSELCKHLFVLYNKDATQHLFEVAAGLDSLVLGEGQILAQVKQVVKVGQGVAGFDRKISGMFKHAITVGKRVRSETNIASGSVSVSSAAVELALMKLPDSSYAAVRVLVIGAGKMGKLVIRHLVAKGCRNMVVLNRTEERVAAIREELKDVEIIYKPMTEMLACAAEADVVFTSTASETPLFLKEHVEMLPNVRSEVGRRLFIDISVPRNVEPCVSDLDTAVVYNVDDLNEVVVANKEDRLRKAMEAQTIIQEESNKFDAWKDSLETVPTIKKLKGYFERIRDAELNKCLSKIGDDMSDKKKAAIHDLSVSIVKKILHGPMENLRCDDAHSLSEILENMRALNRMFDLETDKSILEQKFEAKMGRKSK